The following proteins come from a genomic window of Sorghum bicolor cultivar BTx623 chromosome 3, Sorghum_bicolor_NCBIv3, whole genome shotgun sequence:
- the LOC110433860 gene encoding uncharacterized protein LOC110433860, whose translation KSAFLNGYINELVYVEQPSGFEDPRYPKHVYRLSKAFYGLKQVPRAWYERLRDFLIEKGFKIGKVDTTLFTKKMNGEIFICQVYVDDIIFGSTNEDFCKEFGDLMSKEFEMSMIGELSFFLGFQVKQMKEGVFISQEKYTQDLLKRFKMMDCKPIKTPMASNGHLDLDEGGNPIDKTLYRSMIGSLLYLTASRPDIMFSVCMCARYQAMPMESHLIAVKRILRYLKYTPCLGLWYPKGARFQLVGYSDSDYAGCRIDRKSTSGGCHFLGRSLVSWMSKKQNSVALSTAEAEYIAAGACCAQILYMKQTLLDYGVVLDKVPLLCDNESAVKLANNPVQHTRTKHID comes from the coding sequence aaaagtgcctttttaaatggttatattaatgagcttgtctatgttgagcaaccctccggttttgaagaccctaggtaccccaagcatgtctaccggttgtccaaggcattctatggtctcaagcaagttcctagagcttggtatgagaggcttagggacttcctcattgagaagggcttcaagattgggaaagttgacacaacactcttcaccaagaaaatgaatggggaaatcttcatttgccaagtttatgttgatgatattatttttggctctactaatgaagatttttgcaaggaatttggtgatttgatgtccaaggagtttgagatgtccatgattggcgagctatccttcttcctaggatttcaagtcaaacaaatgaaggaaggggtcttcatctctcaagagaagtacactcaagatcttctcaagaggttcaagatgatggattgcaagccaatcaagactcccatggcatcaaatgggcatctcgacttggatgagggaggtaaccctattgacaagactctctatcgctccatgataggaagtctgctctacctcaccgcatctaggcccgacataatgtttagtgtgtgtatgtgtgcaagatatcaagcaatgcctatggaatctcacttgattgcagtcaagagaattcttaggtatctaaaatacacaccttgcctaggtttgtggtatcccaaaggtgcaagattccaacttgtaggctattccgattcggattatgccgggtgccggattgatagaaaaagcacatccggagggtgccatttcctaggtagatcacttgtctcttggatgtcaaagaaacaaaatagtgttgctttgtcaacggccgaggcggaatacatagccgccggtgcttgttgtgcacaaatactctacatgaaacaaactttgctagactatggagtagtactagacaaagtacctttgttgtgtgacaacgaaagtgccgtaaaacttgcaaacaacccggttcaacacacccgcacaaaacatattgac